The following is a genomic window from Brucella pseudogrignonensis.
TTATTGCATCGTAACTGTCCGGGCGCACAGCTTATATGCATTTGCCAAAGACCCGAAATAATTACCGAAAAATTCAACCTGCAAGCAGTTTCCGTTGGGCAACCGGCCTCAAACAACATAGTTTTCAACATATTAAACCGGGCTCTCCTGCAACTACCGCGCCGACTTATCGGCTTTATCACTGCGATATCGCTGGTGCATGGTTTGGACCTCATTATAGTCCCAGGTACGGGTATTCTCGATGATTTCAATGAAGACCCATTCGGTTGGCCATTTGCTGTTTTACGGTGGTCCTTGGCAGCCAAACTTGGCGGTGCACCTATGGCTTTCGTTTCTATTGGAGCTGGTCCGGTCGCGCATCCGTTAAGCCGCTTCTTTGTGCGAACAGCGGCGTCATTGGCCGCGTACCGTTCCTATCGCGATCTGGTTTCTTACGATTTTATGGATTCAATTAAACTGGACGTAAGCAACGATCATGTCAGCGCCGATATTGCATTCAGTCTGCCCCCAGCAACTGAAGAATTGCGAGACTGTCGCGGTGAAAATGTAGGCATCGGTGTGATGACTTATAGGGGGTGGCGAAAGCGGGCGGTGGATGGTGACGCTATATATCAAAACTACCTTCGCAAAATGATCGCGATAATCGAAGGTTTGCAGCGCAAGGGCCGGCAGGTCCGTTTGCTAACCGGAGATACCGGCGACCTGGAAGCGGCGAGAGATTTGCAGCGGCTTCTGAATAAACACGATTACAGAGACGTTATATTCGAACCTGTTCAGTCATTGCATGACGTGATGCAGCAAATCGCTAAAACCGATATTGTTATTGCCAGCCGTTACCACAATATTGTTTGCGCACTTTCGATGGGGCGCCCAGCAATTTCGCTTGGCTATGCAAAGAAGAACGACGCTCTTCTAAAAGACACCGACTTGAGTGAATTTTCCCATCATGTAGAAACATTCAACCCTCAATTATTGCTTTCACAAGTTGATAGCATGTTCGAACGGAAGGCTGAGCTGTGTGAGAGTGTAAAAGCTGGCGTCACCCAATACCGTAAACGATTAGCACGGCAGGAAGATGCCATAAACAAAGAACTTCTATCAAAAATCGACGCCGATAAAATGATCAAAAGATAATATGGCGTCTTTGCAAACGCAGCATGAGATAATCAAGTGGTGGGATCAATGCCATAAGCGGGTCACGCTTCAAGACATTAAACATGAGACTGGCACTTCCAGTCCGCAACCGAGAAAGATCGGACAAAGCGGACCAATATGCGCGTTTGGAAAGGCATTGACGCACAGATTTAATCAATTGTTCTGCGCCGGGAATATCTTGCCCTTCATGACTGAAGAATGACTCAAAAGCAGCTTCAAACTCGTCATTCCAATTTTGAGTGCCGGCAACCATCGCCGACTGATTATTCGGATGAACCCGCGCATAAGCCTGAATATTTGATGTTGACGCAATGCTTCCATATGCTGCGAAGCGCAGCCACATTTCAAGATCATCCGTGTGTTTTAAAGTCTTTCGGTAATAGCCAATCTGCTTTTGTACTGCCGTTCTGACAACGGCTGTTGGGCCTGCTACGGGATTGAAGGCATGCGTGCAGGTATATTTGATGAACTCCATACCCGACCATATTTTCCAGTGGTGGGCATTTTCATCCATTCGGCTTATTGAAAGACGTTTTTCGTCCGTGACGTTACGAGTTGCACCACAGGCCAGATGAACATTCGGATAATGCTCGAGTGCATATGTAGCCCTTAAAAGCGCCCCAAGATTCAAAAGGTCATCCGCACAAAGAATTAAAAAGTAGTCGGAACGTGCCCAATCTATGCCCTCATTAAACGAAGCATGTGGGCCAAGATTGCGAGAACGTAATATCACCTCTACACGCCCATCACTGCTGGCAAGATCGCGCGCGATATCAACGCTTTCATCTTGTGACGCGTTATCAATAATCAACAATCGAACATGTACGCCAGATTGAGACAAGACGCTCTCTGCACAGGCTAGCAAATAGCGCCCATAATTGTAGTTTGGTATCACAACATCAATCGTCGGCAATCCGCCCAGATGCTTGGACATTTACTCCTCATTCAGCTGGTGTAGTTATATCGAAGCTTGTATGTCGCGAGAGACCAATGCGGTGCGTGACCATACTCCACGCCTGTTGCACCACATGCTTGACTTCGTCTCGGAAAGGATGTCGCGTGATGAAAACTGCAACAAGCCAACTGGCAATTGCAAGCAACCCTAGAACCAAAGCTTTTGTCCAATGCATATCGAAAGCAAAGCCGTCCGAGGCAACAATCGCTACTGGCCCCAAGAGCGCCAAAAACGTGACCAACGCACTCTTCGTAAGTTCTTTTCCCAGCACCGTGTAGGGAAAAAACACGTGCTTGCGCACATAGATAATGGCAACAACCATCTGAAAGGGCAGACTGATAAATTGGCTAAGTGCGACTGCACGAAGACCATAAGGAGCTGCGGCACAAAGAATGCCCGTCGCAACCAGTCTGGAAATCAAATTGGATAAGAAAGCTTCCCGGTTGGCGCCCAAAGCCATCAAAAGTGGGTATGTTAATATGACGGGAAACCAAAAGAGGCTTGCGAGGCTCGTAATCGCTACGATAAGCGCAGCCTCGGACCAACCCGGCCCGAGGATGAGCTGCACGGCGGGATATGCAAGAAGAGCAAGCAGTGCCTGAGAAGGCCAATAAACCACTGATATGTAAGATAAAGCGCGTATATAAGATTTGCTAACGTCTCCGCCCGCGCGCACATGTGCCGACAGCATCGGAAATGCAACTGTAAAAACAGCCGAAAGAATAATTCGGTCTGGTAACCCGCTTACGGTATTGGAGCGATTATAGATACCTACAGATGCAATGGGCATAAAGCGACCGAGCATCAATTGCGGAAAGGTTTCGCAGATTTTGTTCAAGCCGGCATTACCGCCCAGATATATCCCGAACCGCCAGGCAGTAAGAATGCTTGCAAAAGAAGGCCGCAACAATCGCCCCAATGGATAAATAGCCATTGCAAGCCCAGTTGTCATTAACGCACTCGCAAGTAAACCAAACGCGAAACACATATGTCCAAAGCCCAAATAGGCCATTGCAGTTGCAACAATCGCGCCCAAACCCGTGCCAGCCGTACGGATGCGTGCCAAAGTACCAAAAGCCATTTCCCGTC
Proteins encoded in this region:
- a CDS encoding polysaccharide pyruvyl transferase family protein yields the protein MKIGLFGQFGSGNTGNDGSLEAMLQLLHRNCPGAQLICICQRPEIITEKFNLQAVSVGQPASNNIVFNILNRALLQLPRRLIGFITAISLVHGLDLIIVPGTGILDDFNEDPFGWPFAVLRWSLAAKLGGAPMAFVSIGAGPVAHPLSRFFVRTAASLAAYRSYRDLVSYDFMDSIKLDVSNDHVSADIAFSLPPATEELRDCRGENVGIGVMTYRGWRKRAVDGDAIYQNYLRKMIAIIEGLQRKGRQVRLLTGDTGDLEAARDLQRLLNKHDYRDVIFEPVQSLHDVMQQIAKTDIVIASRYHNIVCALSMGRPAISLGYAKKNDALLKDTDLSEFSHHVETFNPQLLLSQVDSMFERKAELCESVKAGVTQYRKRLARQEDAINKELLSKIDADKMIKR
- a CDS encoding glycosyltransferase family A protein — translated: MSKHLGGLPTIDVVIPNYNYGRYLLACAESVLSQSGVHVRLLIIDNASQDESVDIARDLASSDGRVEVILRSRNLGPHASFNEGIDWARSDYFLILCADDLLNLGALLRATYALEHYPNVHLACGATRNVTDEKRLSISRMDENAHHWKIWSGMEFIKYTCTHAFNPVAGPTAVVRTAVQKQIGYYRKTLKHTDDLEMWLRFAAYGSIASTSNIQAYARVHPNNQSAMVAGTQNWNDEFEAAFESFFSHEGQDIPGAEQLIKSVRQCLSKRAYWSALSDLSRLRTGSASLMFNVLKRDPLMALIPPLDYLMLRLQRRHIIF
- a CDS encoding oligosaccharide flippase family protein, encoding MSGGRRGFLMAALEQYAGLFFNFLTVIAVSRFLGPAQTGAGVVGLSIGAIVFSLREFASPEFLIRLEKVTDQDSRTAMTFLMSVTLLLSAGLYCAREYFAITYHDPSLLLFLDITIIAALVESLSLPVVALLRREMAFGTLARIRTAGTGLGAIVATAMAYLGFGHMCFAFGLLASALMTTGLAMAIYPLGRLLRPSFASILTAWRFGIYLGGNAGLNKICETFPQLMLGRFMPIASVGIYNRSNTVSGLPDRIILSAVFTVAFPMLSAHVRAGGDVSKSYIRALSYISVVYWPSQALLALLAYPAVQLILGPGWSEAALIVAITSLASLFWFPVILTYPLLMALGANREAFLSNLISRLVATGILCAAAPYGLRAVALSQFISLPFQMVVAIIYVRKHVFFPYTVLGKELTKSALVTFLALLGPVAIVASDGFAFDMHWTKALVLGLLAIASWLVAVFITRHPFRDEVKHVVQQAWSMVTHRIGLSRHTSFDITTPAE